Sequence from the Banduia mediterranea genome:
GCTGGCATTGTCCTCGACAAGGCCGCCCCGCGTGCCTTGACCGATGAACTGAAAGCCCCCGGCGAAGTGAAAGCCGATGCGTATTCCACCGTACTGGTGTCGCCGCGCGTGGAATCGCAGGTGCTGGCTCGCAAGGCCAAGCTTGGCGACGTGGTGAATGCCGGCGCGCCGCTGGTGGTGCTTTCCAGCGTGCAGGTGGCCGAGACACAGGGTGCGTTGATCGTGGCCGAACAGGACTGGCAACGGATCGCCTCGCTCGGGCCACAGGCGGTTTCGGCACGGCGCTACAACGAAGCGAAAGTGCAGCGCGATCAGGCGCGCGCTAAGCTGCGCGCCTACGGGCTGTCCGACGACCAGATCGGCGGCTTGCTGCGCAAGGGGTCGGCCGGTGCGGATGGCAGCTTCGAGTTGCTCGCGCCGGCCGCCGGTCGCGTCACCACCGACGAGTTTCTGGTCGGTGAGCGGGTGGAGCCCGGCCGCACCTTGTTCACCTTGGTCAAGGAAGATTCGGTCTGGGTCGTGGCGCAAATGACACCGGCCGACGCCGAACGGGTCAAGCCCGATGCCCAGGCCCGCATCCTCGTGCACGACACCGCGATCCCCGGCAAGGTCGTGCAGCGCTCGCATCAGACCGATGAGCGCACGCGCACGGTGCCGGTGCGCATCGAGGTCGACAATCGCAAGGATCTGTTGCATCCGGGTGAATTGGTCGAGGCGCGCATCGCCGCCGGCAGCGTGGTGCAAAAGCTGGCGGTGCCCGCCGAAGCGATCGTGCTGCTGCAGAACCAGCCGACCGTGTTTATCGCCAAGGGCAAGGGCGAGTTCGAGCCGGCCCCCGTGATGGTCGGCGACACGCGTGATGGCTGGACCGTAGTCACCCTGGGCCTCAAGGCCGGCGACACCTATGTGCGGAGGGGAGCCTTCGCCCTGAAGGCACGCTTGTTGCGCTCGCAGCTGGGAGAAGAATGATGCTGGAACGTCTGGTTGAATTCTCCCTGCGTTACAAGGTGCTGGTGCTGATCCTTTTCGTGGTGATCGGCTTTCTCGGCTTCCAGGCGGTGCGTCAGCTGCCCATCGACGCGTTTCCCGACGTCACGCCGGTGCAGGTCAACGTCTACACCGAAGCCTCGGGGCTGGCGGCGGAGGATGTCGAGCAACTGCTCACCACCCCGGTGGAGTCGGCACTCGCCGGTTTGCCCAAGGTGGAACAGATTCGCTCGGTGAGCCTGTTCGGTTTGTCGTATGTGTCGGTCTATTTCGACGACAGCATGGACATCTACTTCGCCCGTCAGCTGGTCAATGAACGGTTGCAACAGGTCGGCGATCGCCTGCCGGCGGGTTATGGCAAGCCCGAAATGGGACCGAACACCTCCGGTCTCGGCCAGGTGTTCTGGTACACCGTCGAACGCGCCGACGACCAGCTCAAGGGTGCCACCGCCGGTACGGCGCCGAACGACATGGACCTGCGCACGCTGCAGGACTGGACCATCCGTCTGATCCTGCGCACCGCTCCCGGCGTCGATGACGTCACCTCCTGGGGTGGGCAGGAGAAGCAGTTCCAGGTGCGCATCGATCCGATGAAGCTGATCGCGCACAAGCTCGGGTTCAAGCAGGTGATCGAGGCGCTGCAGGCGAACAACGCGCAGGTCGGCGGCAACTTCGTCGACGTCGGGCGCGAACAGTATCTGGTGCGTGGACTGGGGCTGATCCAGAACGCGAAGGATCTGGGCAACATCGTGCTCAAGACCGAAGACGGCACGCCGGTCTACGTGCGTGACGTCGCCACGATCACCGAAGCAGGTGCGCCCCGCACCGGTGCCGTGACCCGCGATGGCAAGGAAGTGGTGATGGGCCAAGCGCTGGCGCGCATTGGCGAGAACGCCAAGAGCGTGGTCGATGCGGTCAAGGCCAAGCTCGACACGGTCAAGCAGGCGCTGCCACCCGGCGTCGTGGTCAAGCCGGTGTACGAGCGTACCGAGCTGGTCAACGCCGCCGTGGAGACCGCGGTGCGGGCGTTGATCGAGGGCTCGATCCTGGTGGCACTGGTACTGTTCCTGTTCCTGGGCGAGTTTCGCAGCGCGCTGGTGGTGGTGGTGGCGTTGCCGTTGGCGATGCTGATTGCCTTCATCTGCATGAATCAGGTGGGGCTGTCGGCCAATCTGATGTCGCTGGCGGGCCTGGCGATCGGTATCGGCATGATGGTGGATGGCGCCGTGGTGATGGTGGAAAACGCCTACCGCATCATGGCCGAGCGCAAGGCGCATGGCGGCCCGGTCGATCGCACGTCCGCGGTGCTGGCCGCGGCGCGCGAGGTGGCCAATCCAATGGCGTTCGCGATCCTGATCATCATCGTGGTGTTCCTGCCGCTGTTCAGCCTGCAAGGGCTGGAAGGCAAGATGTTCAAGCCGATGGCGTTCAATATCAGCTTCGCGATGGCCGGCTCGCTGATTCTCGCCTTGACGTTGATACCGGTGCTCGCCGCGCTGGTGTTGAAGCCGAAGGAAGAGAAGGACACCTGGCTGGTGGCATTCCTGAAACGCCACTACGCCACGGTGCTCGCCTGGGCGCTGGCGCGCCGCAAGCTAGTGCTGGGCATCGCCGCCGGAGCCTTGGTCGGCAGCCTCGCGCTGTTCCCGTTCCTCGGCAAGGAGTTCATGCCTAACCTGAAGGAAGGCGCCATCATGTGGCGCATTACCTCGATTCCCTCGGCGTCGCTGGATGAGTCGATCAATATCTCCAAACAGGTGTCGGCGCTGATCAAGCAGAAATTCCCGGAGGTGGACACCACTCTGGCGATGATCGGGCGCGCTGAAAAGGGCGAGACCGCCGACGTGAACTACATGGAGGTATACACGCCGCTGAAGCCGAAGGATCAATGGCGCAAAGGCGAAACGCTGGACAGCATCGAGGAGGCGATGCAGAAGGAATTGTCGGCGGCCTTGCCCACTGCCGTGGTGAGCTATACCCAACCCATCCAGATGCGCATCGAGGAATTGATCTCCGGCGTGCGTGCCACCCTGGCCCTGAAGATCTACGGCGAGGACCTGGGCGAGCTGGACCGGCTCAGCAGCCGCATTAAGGACGCGCTGGCCGGGGTGCCTGGTGTAGCAGACCTGGCGTTGGAGGCAAACATCGGCAAGCCACAAATTCGCATCAAGGTGGATCGCGACGCGCTGGCCCGCTACGGCCTCAACGCCGACGACGTGCTGACCGTGGTGAAGAACGGCATCGGCGGCGAGCCCGTGACCACGCAGCTCGATGGCGTGAAACGCTTCGACATCACAGTCCGGCTGGACGATGCCGACAAGGCATCCTTGCCGGCGATCCAGCGCATCCCGATCCGCACCGCCAGTGGCGCACTGGTACAGCTGTCGCAGGTGGCCGAGGTCAGTGACGCCGAGGGTTACTCGTTCATCCGTCGTGAGCAGTTGCAACGCTACGCCGTGATCCAGATGGACGTGCGTGGTCGCGACATCGACGGCTTCGTCAAGGAGGCGAATGCCGCGATCTTCAAAAAGGTGCATCTGCCCACCGGCTACTACAGCGAATGGGGTGGCGCATTCGAGAACCAGCAGCGGGCCTTGAAACGGTTGTCGCTAATCGTGCCGGCGACAATCTTCTTCATCTTCGTGCTGCTCTACACCGCGTTCAACTCGGTGAAGTACGCCGCGCTGATCCTGGCCAACGTACCGTTCGCCACCATCGGCGGCATCGTCGGACTGGCCATCACCGGGCAATACCTGTCGGTGCCCTCGGCGATCGGCTTTATCGCGGTGTTCGGCGTGGCGATGTTGAACGGCATCGTGCTGGTGAGCTTCCTGAACGAGCAACGCGAGAAAGGGCTTTCGGTTCGGGAGGCGGTGGTTCGCGGCACGGCGTTGCGCATGCGACCGGTGATGATGACCGCCAGCGTCGCGATCCTGGGCCTGGTTCCGATGCTGCTCTCCAGCGGTGTGGGTGCGGAGACCCAGCGACCGCTCGCCACCGTGGTAGTGGGCGGCCTGATTACCTCGACCCTGCTGACGCTGGTACTGCTGCCGGTGCTCTATGACTGGATCGAAGAACGCGCCGCGCGGCGCCTGGCCAAGGAGACCACCCCATGAAAGAAGTAAAGGCATTCATCCACCGCGGCCGCGTCGTCGACGTCATTCACGCCCTGGAGGACGCTGGGTTCGGCTACCTGTCCGTCAGTGACGTCAAGGGCTTGTTGACGGCGCTCAGTGCGCAAGAACAGGTCTATTCGATGGAACTGGGCGAACGCGTAACCCGACAGATCAAGCTGGAGGTGTTCTGCGAAGACGACCAGGTGGATCGAGCCGTACAACTGATTCGCCTGCACGGACGCACCGGCCAGAGTGTTGCGGGCTGGGTCTACCAGAGCACGGTGGATCGGGCGTGGCCGATCGACGGGCGTGTGGATAACGACTAATCGGGGCAGCGGGAGTACTCACGTCGCTGCATCGGTGTCATTTCATAACACGGCGGCGGCCGCGTAGAGTGGTCGCCGCCATGAGGGATTCCAATACCTGAAGCATGCATCCAATCCATCGGGTTACCGGCTCATGTCTGATACGTGTTGTGCCACCACCATCGATATTGCCGCGTTGCAGGCGCGGCAGCGTCGGGTGTTGATGATCGTTCTGGCGATCAACCTCGCTACTTTCACGATGATGCTGGCCGCGGCGATCTACAGCGGTTCGTCGTCGCTGCTGTCCGGCGGGTTGGACAATCTTGGGGATGCGCTCACCTACCTCTTGAGCCTTGCGGTTGTTGGTGCCAGTGACCGCGCGAAGGCCCGGGTGGCGCTGTTCAAGGGCGCACTGATTCTTGGTGCGGCGCTTGCAGTCGCCATCCAGATTGGCTGGCGTCTCCTGCATCCTGGCGTGCCGATCTTCGAGGCGATCGGTATCGCCGCCTTGCTGAACCTGGTCGCCAATGCCGCATGCCTGCGCCTGCTGCTGCCTTACCGCAAAGGCGACGTCAACATGGCCTCGGCCTGGGAATGCTCGCGCAATGACGTGTTCGAAGGTGTCGCCGTGCTGGCAGCGGCCGCCGGCGTCGGCTTCTTCGGCGCCGGCTGGCCCGATCTGCTGGTTGCGTCGGCGTTGTTGTTGATGTTTCTGCGCTCGGCATGGCGGGTGTTCCGCATGGCGTGGCGAAGCTACGTGAGTGGAGACAACTGATGAATGCCGGGCACGATCATGTGGGTACGGAGATCAGGCACGAGACGCCGCTGTGGTGGGCACTCGGCCTGACCAGTATGTTTCTTGTCGCCGAGATCATCGGCGGTCTGCTTACCAACAGCTTGGCCTTGTTGTCGGACGCGGCACACATGGCGACCGATGTGATCGCGCTGACGATCTCGCTGACCGCCGTGCGCCTGGCACGACGTCCCCCCGATGCGAAACGCACCTATGGTTACGCGCGCATGGAAGCCATCGGCGCACTCGTCAATGGTGGCTTGCTGTTCCTCGTCGCCGGCTACATCTTGTGGGAGGCGGTGCGGCGTTTCAGCGAACCGCCGTCGGTGGCCTCCACCGGCATGCTGGTGATCGCGGTGCTCGGGCTGGTGATCAACCTCATCTCGATGCGATTGCTCAAGGCCGGCAGCGGTGAAAACCTCAACGTGAAAGGCGCCTATCTGGAAGTTTGGGCCGACATGATCGGTTCGGTCGGCGTAATCATCGGCGCGTTGATCATCAAGTTCACCGGCTTTTACATTGCCGATCCAATCATCGCCGTGTTGATTGGTCTGTGGGTGCTGCCGCGGACATGGACATTGCTGCGAGAGGCCGGGAATGTCCTGATGGAGGGGACGCCTCGTGGCGTCGATACTGAACGGGTCCGCGCCGAAATGCTGGCCACTCCGGGCGTGGCTGCGCTGCACGATGTGCACGTATGGGCGCTCAGCAGCACGCGTTCGGCGATGGCGGCGCATGTGATCATGGATGGCGACGCATCAGACGCAGAAGCGCTGCGGCTCCGGCTGGCGCAGATGCTGGAGGCGCGCTTTGACATCCATCACGTGACGCTGCAGGTCGAAACAACGTCGTGCGGGCTGGGGTGCGAGGAGCCGCAAAAGGTTTGACCTCACACAGTCGCTTTGCCAAACCGCGAGCCCGGTGCCGCTTCCACGCGATGACTCC
This genomic interval carries:
- a CDS encoding efflux RND transporter periplasmic adaptor subunit; translation: MNLSLLKRSLLGVVLLAALAGPVMAQEPAPANPLALDAKAIKDAGIVLDKAAPRALTDELKAPGEVKADAYSTVLVSPRVESQVLARKAKLGDVVNAGAPLVVLSSVQVAETQGALIVAEQDWQRIASLGPQAVSARRYNEAKVQRDQARAKLRAYGLSDDQIGGLLRKGSAGADGSFELLAPAAGRVTTDEFLVGERVEPGRTLFTLVKEDSVWVVAQMTPADAERVKPDAQARILVHDTAIPGKVVQRSHQTDERTRTVPVRIEVDNRKDLLHPGELVEARIAAGSVVQKLAVPAEAIVLLQNQPTVFIAKGKGEFEPAPVMVGDTRDGWTVVTLGLKAGDTYVRRGAFALKARLLRSQLGEE
- a CDS encoding efflux RND transporter permease subunit, giving the protein MLERLVEFSLRYKVLVLILFVVIGFLGFQAVRQLPIDAFPDVTPVQVNVYTEASGLAAEDVEQLLTTPVESALAGLPKVEQIRSVSLFGLSYVSVYFDDSMDIYFARQLVNERLQQVGDRLPAGYGKPEMGPNTSGLGQVFWYTVERADDQLKGATAGTAPNDMDLRTLQDWTIRLILRTAPGVDDVTSWGGQEKQFQVRIDPMKLIAHKLGFKQVIEALQANNAQVGGNFVDVGREQYLVRGLGLIQNAKDLGNIVLKTEDGTPVYVRDVATITEAGAPRTGAVTRDGKEVVMGQALARIGENAKSVVDAVKAKLDTVKQALPPGVVVKPVYERTELVNAAVETAVRALIEGSILVALVLFLFLGEFRSALVVVVALPLAMLIAFICMNQVGLSANLMSLAGLAIGIGMMVDGAVVMVENAYRIMAERKAHGGPVDRTSAVLAAAREVANPMAFAILIIIVVFLPLFSLQGLEGKMFKPMAFNISFAMAGSLILALTLIPVLAALVLKPKEEKDTWLVAFLKRHYATVLAWALARRKLVLGIAAGALVGSLALFPFLGKEFMPNLKEGAIMWRITSIPSASLDESINISKQVSALIKQKFPEVDTTLAMIGRAEKGETADVNYMEVYTPLKPKDQWRKGETLDSIEEAMQKELSAALPTAVVSYTQPIQMRIEELISGVRATLALKIYGEDLGELDRLSSRIKDALAGVPGVADLALEANIGKPQIRIKVDRDALARYGLNADDVLTVVKNGIGGEPVTTQLDGVKRFDITVRLDDADKASLPAIQRIPIRTASGALVQLSQVAEVSDAEGYSFIRREQLQRYAVIQMDVRGRDIDGFVKEANAAIFKKVHLPTGYYSEWGGAFENQQRALKRLSLIVPATIFFIFVLLYTAFNSVKYAALILANVPFATIGGIVGLAITGQYLSVPSAIGFIAVFGVAMLNGIVLVSFLNEQREKGLSVREAVVRGTALRMRPVMMTASVAILGLVPMLLSSGVGAETQRPLATVVVGGLITSTLLTLVLLPVLYDWIEERAARRLAKETTP
- a CDS encoding P-II family nitrogen regulator; the protein is MKEVKAFIHRGRVVDVIHALEDAGFGYLSVSDVKGLLTALSAQEQVYSMELGERVTRQIKLEVFCEDDQVDRAVQLIRLHGRTGQSVAGWVYQSTVDRAWPIDGRVDND
- a CDS encoding cation transporter; the encoded protein is MSDTCCATTIDIAALQARQRRVLMIVLAINLATFTMMLAAAIYSGSSSLLSGGLDNLGDALTYLLSLAVVGASDRAKARVALFKGALILGAALAVAIQIGWRLLHPGVPIFEAIGIAALLNLVANAACLRLLLPYRKGDVNMASAWECSRNDVFEGVAVLAAAAGVGFFGAGWPDLLVASALLLMFLRSAWRVFRMAWRSYVSGDN
- a CDS encoding cation diffusion facilitator family transporter, which translates into the protein MNAGHDHVGTEIRHETPLWWALGLTSMFLVAEIIGGLLTNSLALLSDAAHMATDVIALTISLTAVRLARRPPDAKRTYGYARMEAIGALVNGGLLFLVAGYILWEAVRRFSEPPSVASTGMLVIAVLGLVINLISMRLLKAGSGENLNVKGAYLEVWADMIGSVGVIIGALIIKFTGFYIADPIIAVLIGLWVLPRTWTLLREAGNVLMEGTPRGVDTERVRAEMLATPGVAALHDVHVWALSSTRSAMAAHVIMDGDASDAEALRLRLAQMLEARFDIHHVTLQVETTSCGLGCEEPQKV